One Kwoniella newhampshirensis strain CBS 13917 chromosome 13, whole genome shotgun sequence DNA window includes the following coding sequences:
- a CDS encoding homoaconitase, mitochondrial, whose protein sequence is MVCLPRLARLGQQSWALAHRGRFYATVSTPQTVIEKIVQKYAVDLPEGTKVRAGDYVMIRPEHVMTHDNTGPVISKFLSLSCSKLDNPRQPVFTLDHDVQNQSATNQAKYKKIEAFAKEHNVDFYPAGRGIGHQIIVEEGYAWPGKMVVASDSHSNHYGGVGCLGTAIVRTDAAGIWATGKFWWQIPRVVSVSLDGKLSSGVTGKDVIVALAGLFNKDEVLNAAIEFTGSGVEHLSIDERLTIANMTTEWGAVAGVFPIDEKLHEWYQAMFKKAELRRFLGKPSSSSLAPVPIPSDPSQSTPPHPRLNPPRLEDALATRPIADPGAQYAARLSLDLSTLVPHVSGPNSVKVATALPKLLDPPIAINKAYLVSCTNSRASDIAAAAAVLRGKQVAPGVEFYIAAASSRVQEDAEASGDWQALVDAGAKTLPAGCGPCIGLGVGLLEKGEVGISATNRNYKGRMGHPEAIAYLASPAVVAASAAKGIICGPDSLDLKALPQYDQPKFSIVEGDAAPVKTVEVDEASLEPLLDGFPSFFEGPLLFAPQDNLTTDGLYPGKYTYQDDITPERQAEVVMENYDPTFAATARSLREGFPTDPSSSTRPGAILLSGYNFGTGSSREQAATAIKNAGIPLVICGSFGDIFKRNSINNGLILIESPALIKDMTERFGKDGVRGKGGKYGELTVVPEGWRIRVDTRRGGVTVSMGTEGEKTYPAAKVGRSVQELWVNGGLEGFIRASL, encoded by the exons ATGGTCTGTTTACCTCGGCTCGCTCGACTTGGGCAGCAAAGTTGGGCGCTTGCTCACCGAGGCCGGTTTTATGCGACTGTCTCAACTCCGCAGACGGTCATCGAAAAGATCGTGCAAAAGTATGCGGTCGACTTACCGGAGGGTACCAAAGTTCGTGCGGGCGACTATGTCATGATTCGACCAGAGCATGT TATGACCCATGACAACACTGGCCCCGTCATCTCCAAATTCCTATCCCTCTCATGTTCCAAGCTTGACAACCCCCGGCAACCCGTTTTCACGCTCGACCATGATGTCCAAAATCAGTCGGCCACGAATCAAGCAAAGTACAAGAAGATTGAAGCTTTTGCTAAAGAGCACAATGTCGACTTCTACCCCGCAGGCAGAGGCATCGGACATCAGATTATCGTCGAGGAGGGCTATGCATGGCCAGGCAAAATGGTAGTCGCAAGTGACAGTCATTCCAACCATTATGGAGGTGTGGGATGTTTAGGTACAGCTATCGTTCGGACTGATGCTGC AGGTATCTGGGCAACTGGGAAATTCTGGTGGCAAATACCTCGAGTCGTTTCCGTCTCGTTGGACGGAAAACTCTCTTCCGGTGTCACTGGCAAGGATGTCATCGTCGCGCTAGCTGGTCTGTTCAACAAGGACGAAGTGCTCAACGCCGCCATCGAGTTCACGGGATCTGGTGTTGAGCACTTGTCAATTGACGAACGGTTGACTATCGCCAACATGACGACGGAATGGGGTGCTGTCGCAGGGGTTTTTcccatcgacgagaagTTACATGAATGGTACCAAGCAATGTTCAAGAAAGCTGAGCTGAGACGGTTCTTGGGCAAACCCAGTTCGTCGTCGCTTGCTCCCgttcccatcccatccgaTCCTTCTCAAAGCACACCCCCTCACCCTCGACTCAATCCTCCACGGCTCGAAGACGCCCTTGCAACGCGACCGATCGCGGACCCCGGAGCTCAGTACGCTGCCCGACTCTCCCTTGATCTATCCACCCTTGTCCCCCATGTATCCGGTCCTAATTCAGTGAAGGTCGCCACCGCTTTACCTAAACTCCTTGACCCGCCCATCGCGATCAACAAGGCATACCTTGTTTCATGCACCAACTCTCGGGCATCAGATATAGCAGCAGCCGCTGCTGTGCTTCGTGGTAAGCAGGTCGCACCTGGTGTAGAATTCTATATCGCTGCCGCTTCAAGCAGAGTGCAGGAGGACGCCGAGGCTTCTGGGGATTGGCAGGCATTAGTCGATGCTGGCGCAAAGACGCTTCCGGCCGGGTGTGGGCCGTGTATCGGTCTTGGTGTCGGATTGCTCGAAAAAGGAGAAGTTGGAATCAGCGCAACGAATCGAAACTACAAGGGACGGATGGGTCACCCTGAGGCCATTGCGTATCTCGCTTCTCCAGCTGTTGTTGCCGCCTCCGCTGCTAAAGGTATCATTTGCGGACCCGATTCTCTGGATCTGAAAGCATTGCCTCAGTATGACCAACCGAAGTTCTCTATCGTGGAGGGGGATGCGGCCCCCGTCAAGAccgtcgaggtcgacgaggcgTCCCTTGaacctcttcttgatggATTCCCATCATTCTTCGAAGGTCCTCTTCTGTTTGCTCCTCAAGACAACCTGACCACTGACGGATTGTACCCTGGAAAGTACACTTATCAGGATGATATTACTCCCGAAAGGCAGGCCGAGGTTGTCATGG AGAACTACGATCCAACTTTTGCCGCGACTGCTCGATCGCTGCGTGAGGGCTTTCCGACCGAcccctcatcgtccactcGACCCGGAGCCATACTTCTTTCTGGTTACAACTTCGGGACCGGTTCATCGCGCGAACAAGCTGCGACTGCCATCAAGAACGCTGGCATCCCTCTTGTCATTTGTGGATCGTTCGGTGATATCTTCAAGCGAAATTCCATCAACAATGGTCTCATTCTCATAGAATCTCCTGCTTTGATCAAGGACATGACTGAGAGGTTTGGCAAGGACGGCGTGCGCGGGAAGGGCGGCAAGTATGGGGAGTTGACAGTGGTGCCGGAAGGTTGGAGGATCCGAGTTGACACCCGAAGAGGGGGAGTTACCGTCTCAATGGGAactgaaggagagaaaacGTACCCGGCAGCCAAAGTTGGACGAAGCGTGCAGGAATTATGGGTGAACGGAGGTCTTGAGGGTTTTATTAGAGCATCTTTGTAG